A region of Solanum dulcamara chromosome 7, daSolDulc1.2, whole genome shotgun sequence DNA encodes the following proteins:
- the LOC129895161 gene encoding dof zinc finger protein DOF5.6-like, translating to MGINSLQVCLDSSDWLQGTIHEEAAAGMDSSSSPSGGDHINNLMTCSRPIIVDQRRLRPPHDHSIKCPRCESTHTKFCYYNNYSLTQPRYFCKTCRRYWTKGGTLRNIPVGGGCRKNKKVSSKKSSTNETPLATTITTNNIPEMPFPHHFMSGSTNFGHHGNFMLENQAPIIDFMESKYEALVGSSTSGTTNSRNQDLFLGNGDSNNIGMMMMSGNSTNGFGHDNNIIAPNYPFGITSAMDNGNNFGMLLPYENNHHHHHEEVQNINAVDVKPNPKILSLEWHDDQLGGNKESSSSFGYYSGSGGLGSWTGLMNGCYGSSATNPLV from the exons ATGGGGATTAATTCTCTACAAGTTTGCCTGGATTCATCTGACTGGTTACAG GGCACAATTCACGAGGAGGCAGCAGCAGGGAtggattcttcttcttcaccatcTGGAGGGGATCACATTAATAATCTGATGACATGTTCAAGGCCAATAATAGTAGATCAAAGAAGACTAAGACCCCCACATGACCATTCCATCAAATGTCCTCGTTGTGAGTCAACTCACACCAAATTCTGTTACTACAACAATTACAGCCTCACTCAACCTAGGTACTTTTGCAAGACATGCCGTAGGTATTGGACTAAAGGTGGCACTTTAAGAAACATCCCTGTTGGTGGTGGCTGCCGTAAAAACAAAAAAGTTTCCTCCAAAAAATCATCTACTAATGAAACTCCTTTagctactactattactactaatAATATTCCAGAAATGCCCTTTCCTCATCACTTCATGAGTGGTTCTACTAACTTTGGGCATCATGGTAATTTCATGCTTGAAAATCAAGCCCCAATTATTGATTTCATGGAAAGTAAGTACGAGGCTTTAGTGGGGAGTAGTACTAGTGGTACTACTAATTCAAGAAACCAAGATTTATTTCTTGGGAATGGTGACAGTAATAATATTggaatgatgatgatgagtGGTAATAGTACTAATGGATTTGGTcatgataataatattattgCACCAAATTATCCATTTGGAATAACGAGTGCTATGGATAATGGGAACAATTTTGGAATGTTATTGCCATACGAAaataatcatcatcatcatcatgaggAAGTACAAAATATTAATGCAGTTGATGTGAAGCCAAATCCCAAGATTTTGTCATTGGAATGGCATGACGACCAATTAGGTGGCAATAAAgagtcatcatcatcatttgGGTATTATTCTGGCAGTGGAGGCCTAGGATCTTGGACGGGCTTGATGAATGGTTGTTATGGATCATCAGCAACGAACCCTTTAGTTTGA